The following proteins come from a genomic window of Lolium rigidum isolate FL_2022 chromosome 5, APGP_CSIRO_Lrig_0.1, whole genome shotgun sequence:
- the LOC124651158 gene encoding BTB/POZ domain-containing protein At1g30440-like: protein MKLGSKPDAFTRRGQAWFCTTGLPSDVIVDVGEMSFHLHKFPLLSKSPILGRLIEENSDQDECIIKLSDIPGGAKSFELVARFCYGVKIELSPANIVHLRCAAEYLQMTEETAADNLINQAETFFNQAVLRSWKDSLEALKTCDVLLPHAEDLHIAKRCVESLAAKASIDPDLFGWPVSEHGAMLSPEGSVLWNGISTGAKLGNFSSNWWYDDASSLSFPTYKRLISTMESRGAKEEIIAGSLMYYAKKCLPGLNRRQSKGLVAVPLNSAITLSEEEQRRLLEDIDRMLPLQRGLVSTNVLLWLLRTAMILKVSRACISNLEKRVGMQLDKATLEDLLLPNFSYTMDTLYNVECVRRILDHFLEMDQTTGGSGSPCLDDVMASPSLAPITAVAKLIDGYLAEIAPDMNLKPPKFESLAAALPEYARPLDDGLYRAIDVYLKAHSSLPESEREHLCRLIDCQKLSLEACTHAAQNERLPLRVVVQVLFFEQLQLRTSIAGCLMVSDNLEGGSSRTLRGSDAVAMSGEAGASWVTTAAVRENQALRAGMDSMRLRLAELERECSGMRQDIRKLGGGKDGGWAARVQRVFSLKMKLQMCSTDEGRISEQHRSAAAKLEKLQAKVSKHKKHLSINA from the exons ATGAAGCTGGGCTCCAAGCCGGATGCTTTCACCAGGCGAGGCCAGGCATG GTTCTGCACAACTGGACTTCCCAGCGATGTTATTGTTGACGTCGGGGAGATGTCCTTCCACCTCCACAAG TTTCCTCTGCTTTCAAAGAGTCCCATCCTGGGAAGGTTGATTGAGGAGAACTCAGACCAAGATGAATGTATAATCAAACTATCCGACATCCCAGGGGGTGCAAAATCATTCGAGTTAGTGGCAAGGTTCTGCTATGGTGTCAAGATAGAGCTCTCTCCGGCCAACATTGTCCACCTTCGATGTGCCGCAGAGTATCTTCAGATGACAGAAGAAACAGCCGCAGATAACCTTATCAACCAGGCAGAAACGTTCTTTAACCAAGCTGTCCTCCGCAGCTGGAAAGATTCCCTGGAAGCACTCAAGACATGTGATGTCCTTCTCCCTCACGCCGAGGACCTTCACATCGCGAAGAGATGCGTCGAGTCGTTGGCTGCCAAGGCTAGCATTGATCCGGACCTCTTTGGCTGGCCAGTCTCAGAACACGGTGCGATGCTAAGCCCTGAGGGCAGTGTACTGTGGAATGGTATTAGCACGGGCGCAAAGCTTGGGAACTTCAGCTCAAATTGGTGGTATGATGATGCTTCATCATTGAGCTTCCCTACGTACAAGAGGCTCATTTCCACTATGGAATCAAGAGGCGCCAAGGAGGAGATCATTGCGGGTTCGCTCATGTACTATGCCAAGAAGTGTCTTCCAGGATTGAATAGGCGTCAAAGCAAGGGACTGGTGGCAGTGCCCCTGAATTCTGCTATTACCCTGTCTGAGGAAGAACAAAGGCGTCTGCTCGAGGACATTGACAGGATGCTACCTCTTCAGAGAGGTCTAGTATCCACAAATGTTTTGCTCTGGCTGCTTCGAACTGCCATGATTCTGAAAGTCAGCCGTGCTTGCATCTCCAACTTAGAGAAAAGGGTTGGCATGCAACTAGATAAAGCCACGCTGGAGGATCTACTGCTGCCGAACTTCTCGTACACCATGGACACGCTCTACAATGTTGAATGTGTGCGCAGGATCCTTGATCACTTCTTGGAAATGGACCAGACAACCGGCGGCAGTGGTTCCCCGTGCTTGGATGATGTGATGGCTTCTCCCTCACTGGCGCCGATCACCGCTGTTGCTAAGCTAATCGATGGCTACCTCGCAGAGATTGCACCAGACATGAATCTGAAGCCACCGAAATTCGAATCTCTTGCAGCTGCTTTGCCTGAATATGCTCGGCCTCTAGACGATGGTCTTTACCGTGCCATTGATGTATATTTAAAG GCGCATTCTAGTCTACCAGAGTCTGAGCGCGAGCACCTCTGCCGGCTGATCGACTGCCAGAAGCTCTCCCTAGAGGCATGCACCCACGCGGCGCAGAACGAGCGGCTGCCGCTGCGCGTGGTGGTGCAGGTCCTCTTCTTCGAGCAGCTCCAGCTGCGGACATCCATCGCTGGGTGCCTGATGGTCTCCGACAACCTCGAAGGAGGATCCTCACGTACCCTGCGCGGCAGCGACGCGGTCGCCATGTCGGGTGAAGCCGGTGCCAGCTGGGTCACCACGGCGGCAGTGAGGGAGAACCAGGCGCTCAGGGCCGGCATGGACAGCATGCGCCTGCGTCTGGCGGAGCTCGAGAGGGAGTGCTCCGGCATGCGGCAAGACATCCGGAAGCTCGGAGGCGGGAAGGACGGCGGGTGGGCAGCGCGGGTGCAGCGGGTGTTcagcctgaagatgaagctgcagaTGTGCAGCACCGACGAGGGGAGGATCAGCGAGCAGCACCGTAGCGCGGCCGCAAAGCTAGAGAAGCTTCAGGCAAAGGTGTCCAAGCACAAGAAGCACCTCTCCATTAATGCCTGA